The Glycine soja cultivar W05 chromosome 3, ASM419377v2, whole genome shotgun sequence genome window below encodes:
- the LOC114406154 gene encoding uncharacterized protein LOC114406154 isoform X2: MMKALTSSCSKAMVETLGPFSPRVPLCVSDRPEFCFTIRSKNEKKGWNLLLLKLVRNNDLYPVHAVPPKDQVDLETVEPQAQQSEQTNESKFVRVSFQLQKTCNFGEQFLIVGGGPVLGSWDPLEALPMTWSEGHVWAVELDMPAGQTFQYKFILKGEGGDIIWQPGLDRLIHTWETKNRIVVLEDWENVELQKITEEDQLAEPNEEPQLTQCFPLLVALR, encoded by the exons ATGATGAAAGCCCTCACAAGCTCTTGTTCTAAGGCCATGGTCGAGACTCTAGGACCCTTCTCTCCCAGAGTTCCCCTTTGTGTTTCTGATAGACCAGAATTCTGCTTCACCATTCGTtccaaaaatgagaaaaagggaTGGAATTTATTGCTCCTGAAACTGGTTCGAAACAATGATCTTTACCCTGTTCATGCAGTGCCACCAAAGGACCag GTGGACTTGGAAACTGTGGAGCCTCAGGCTCAACAGAGTGAACAAACAA ATGAATCAAAGTTTGTTCGTGTATCGTTCCAGTTACAAAAGACTTGTAATTTTGGTGAACAGTTTCTTATAGTTGGAGGTGGTCCTGTGCTTGGTTCATGGGACCCTTTAGAGGCATTACCCATGACATGGTCTGAAGGACATGTATGGGCTGTGGAGCTG GATATGCCTGCTGGACAAACATTCCAGTATAAGTTCATACTGAAAGGAGAAGGGGGGGATATTATTTGGCAGCCAGGGTTGGATCGATTGATCCACACTTGGGAAACTAAGAATAGAATAGTTGTTCTCGAAGATTGGGAGAATGTAGAACTTCAGAAAATAACAGAGGAAGATCAACTTGCCGAGCCAAATGAGGAACCCCAG CTGACTCAATGCTTTCCTCTCCTTGTTGCTCTACGTTAG